From Halomarina ordinaria:
TCCTCGTCGTGCTCGCGCGCGACGGGCTGTATCTCGTTCTCGCCGAACTCGCGGACGGCGTCGCGGATCGCCTCCTGCTCGGCCGTGGTCTGGAATCCCATGCCGTCAGGTTAGCTTCCGACGTAAAATAGCCTCGGGTCTGTCCCGTACAGTGGTAATCGAGGTGACTACTCCCCCGAGAAGTCCGGCTCGCGTTTCTCCATGAACGCCGTCGCCCCCTCGCGGTGGTCGTCGGTCTCGAAGACGGCCGCCTGGTGGGCCGCCTCGCGGGTCATCGCCTGGTCGAGCGACTGTTCCAGCCCCTGGACGAGCGCGCGCTTCGACGTCTCCAGCGCGACGGTCGGCCCCTGTGCGAGTTCCTCGACGAATGCGTCGACCTCCCCCTCGAAGTCGTCGCCGTAGACGTGGTTGAACAGTCCCAACTCGTGGGCGTCGTCGGCGTCGAGCAACTCGCCCGTGAACACCAGTTCCTTCGCCTTGTTCATCCCGACGATGCGCGGGAGGAAGTAGGAGGTACCGGTGTCGACGGCCAGACCGACCTGCTTGAACCCGAAGCTGATGCTCGCCTCCCGGCTCGCGAGCTGGACGTCACAGGCCAGCGCGAGGTTCGCGCCCGCGCCGAAGGCGACGCCGTCTATCTTCGCCACCGTCGGCAGGTGGAACTTCGCCACGCGCTCGATGGCCCGACTCGTCTCCTGGTGGATGCGCCGGACGGACTCCGCGAGCGACGCCTCGCCCGAGAGCCGCGCGGACATGGCGTTGACGTCGCCGCCCGCCGAGAAGCTCCCGCCCGACCCCGTGACGACGAGCGCGCGGGCGTCCGAGTCCTCCACCTCGTCGAGGCGGTCGAGCAGCGTCGTCGACACCTCGTGGGTGATGGCGTTGCGCATCTCCGGACGGTTGAGGGTGATGGTGGCTATCTCCTCCTCGACGTCGAGCAGCACCGCGTCCTCGCTCATGGCACCACCACCGGAGGCCACGCTAAAAGGTGTTGTCGGACGTGACGGTTTACGGAACAGTCCGGTGCGGGGGTTCCGGACACCAGCGTTCAGGTGTAGTGGTCGTGAGGTTTACACTCGTCCGTCGAGCGACGGTGAGCGTCGAACGGGGGGGCCGCCACGGTTCCCGCTCGTCTTCCCGAGGTTCTCGTTCGCTTCGCTCACTCGTCACCTCGCAACTCGAACTTCTGGACCTTCCCCGTCGTCGTCCGGGGGAGTTCCTCGACGAACTCCACCTCGCGGGGGTGTTTGTACTCCGCGAGCCGTTCCAGGCAGTACTCGCGCAGGTCGTCCTCGGTCACCTCGGCGTCGGGCGCGGGAACCACGAACGCCTTCACGGTCTCGCCGCGGCGCTCGTCGGGGACGCCGACGACGGCGGCGTCGGCGACGGCGGGGTGCTCGAAGAGGAGTTCCTCGACCTCCCGGGGGTAGACGTTGTAGCCCGCCGTGTTGATCATGTGCTTGGCGCGGTCGACGACGTAGAAGAAGCCGTCCTCGTCGTGGTAGCCGATGTCGCCGGTGTGGAACCAGCGGGTGCCGTCCTCGTCGGTGAAGGCCTCCTCGTTGGCCTCGGGCAGGCCGTAGTACCCCTTCATGACGTTCGGCCCGGCGACGACGAGCTCGCCCGTCACGTCGTTCAGGTCCGCTCCCTCCTCGTCCACCGGACCGCGCTCGACGGGCGGGACGTCCTCGAACGCCCCGTCGACGATGCGCGCGCGGACGCCGTCGATGGGCTTGCCGATGCTACCCGGACGGCGCGCCTCGGGGCTGTTGGCGTGCGTGACGGGGCTCGTCTCCGTGAGGCCGTACCCCTCGTAGAGGTCGACGTCGTAGAGGTCCTCGAAGCGACGCATCACCTCGACGGGGAGGCTGCTCCCGCCGGAGTTGGCGAAGCGGAGCGAGGAGAGGTCGAACGCCTCCGCGTTGGGCTGGTTGATGAGGTCGTTGTACATCACCGGGACGCCGTGCATGATGGTGATGTCCTCCTCGGCGATGAGCGCGGCCGCCCCCTGGGCGTCCCACGACGGCAGAGGGTAGTACGCTCCGCCCTCGAACAGCGTGCCCAGCATGGTGACGGTCATCCCGTAGATGTGGAACAGCGGGAGGACGCCGAGCATCCGGTCGCCGTCCTGGAACCCGCCGGGCATCAGGTCGCCCGTGGCGCGGGCGTTCGACCCCAGGTTCTCGTGGGTGAGCAGGACGCCCTTCGGCTGGCCGGTCGTCCCGGACGTGTACGGCTGGACGGCCACGTCGTCGCCCTCGCGCTCGACGACCGGGCGTTCCTCGTCGGCGAGGAACGCCTCGAACGACGTGGCGCCCTCCGCCTCGCCGCCGACGCTCACGACGTGTTCGACGCCCGTCTCCGCCTGGACCGCGCGGACGACCGGCACGAGGTCGGCGAGCGTCACGACGACCCGGGCACCGCTGTCCGAGAGCAGGTGGGAGATCTCGCGCTCCTTGTACTGGGGGTTCATCGGGACGACGATGCCGCCCGCCCGGAGCGTCCCGGTGAAGGCGGTGACGTACTGCGGGAGGTTCGGGAGGTAGATGCCGACGCGGTCGCCCGCGCCGACCCCCCGGTCGTCGAGCGCGGCCGCGAACCGCCCGGTACGCGACCAGAACTCCTCGTAGGTCTGCGTCTGGCCGTCGTAGGAGAGCGCGGGGGCGTCGGGCGACTCCGCCGCGGTCGAGCCGATGTCTGAGACGAGGTTCACGATGAATCACCGTGATGGTCCGGCCGGAGGTAGTTATATGTTATCACTTGGTTACAGCTAACGTTCGAACTTATCGGGAGAGCGAGTGACCCACCCGCCGAGGGACGACTACCCGCCGAGGTACGACTGGCGGATGTAGTCGTCGCCCCGGAGTTCCTCGGGCGCCCCCTCGCGGACGACCTCGCCGTTCTCCAGCAGGTAGATGCGGTCGGCGTGGTTCAGCGCGAAGGTCACGTTCTGCTCGCAGAGCAGTATCGTGACGCCCTCCTCGCGGATGCGGTCGATGCCGTCGCTGATGTCCTGGAGGATGACCGGCGCGAGGCCGAGCGTCGGTTCGTCGAGGACGAGCAGGTTCGGGTCGCCCATCAGCGCCCGCCCGATGGCGAGCATCTGCTGTTCGCCCCCGCTCATCGTGTTCGCCTCCTGGTCGGTGCGCTCCTCGAGCGCGGGGAAGAGGTCGTAGACGAACGCGAGACGGTCGTCCGCGCTCCCGTCCTGGCGGTAGGCCCCGAGTCGGAGGTTGTCCTCGACGGACATGAACCCGAACAGGTCGCGCTTCTCCGTGCAGTGGATGAGGCCGTCCTGGACGAGCGCACGGGGCGTCCGGTCGCGGACCTCCCGCCCCTC
This genomic window contains:
- a CDS encoding long-chain-fatty-acid--CoA ligase, whose amino-acid sequence is MVNLVSDIGSTAAESPDAPALSYDGQTQTYEEFWSRTGRFAAALDDRGVGAGDRVGIYLPNLPQYVTAFTGTLRAGGIVVPMNPQYKEREISHLLSDSGARVVVTLADLVPVVRAVQAETGVEHVVSVGGEAEGATSFEAFLADEERPVVEREGDDVAVQPYTSGTTGQPKGVLLTHENLGSNARATGDLMPGGFQDGDRMLGVLPLFHIYGMTVTMLGTLFEGGAYYPLPSWDAQGAAALIAEEDITIMHGVPVMYNDLINQPNAEAFDLSSLRFANSGGSSLPVEVMRRFEDLYDVDLYEGYGLTETSPVTHANSPEARRPGSIGKPIDGVRARIVDGAFEDVPPVERGPVDEEGADLNDVTGELVVAGPNVMKGYYGLPEANEEAFTDEDGTRWFHTGDIGYHDEDGFFYVVDRAKHMINTAGYNVYPREVEELLFEHPAVADAAVVGVPDERRGETVKAFVVPAPDAEVTEDDLREYCLERLAEYKHPREVEFVEELPRTTTGKVQKFELRGDE
- a CDS encoding ABC transporter ATP-binding protein, whose translation is MFPTHLPGLLATADDAPDEGAAGETTTESDTETTGSSADLLSVSDCSVSYGKVNALRDVDLRVGEGEFVALIGPNGAGKSTMANTVSGFLPYEGSVTYEGREVRDRTPRALVQDGLIHCTEKRDLFGFMSVEDNLRLGAYRQDGSADDRLAFVYDLFPALEERTDQEANTMSGGEQQMLAIGRALMGDPNLLVLDEPTLGLAPVILQDISDGIDRIREEGVTILLCEQNVTFALNHADRIYLLENGEVVREGAPEELRGDDYIRQSYLGG
- a CDS encoding enoyl-CoA hydratase-related protein; the encoded protein is MSEDAVLLDVEEEIATITLNRPEMRNAITHEVSTTLLDRLDEVEDSDARALVVTGSGGSFSAGGDVNAMSARLSGEASLAESVRRIHQETSRAIERVAKFHLPTVAKIDGVAFGAGANLALACDVQLASREASISFGFKQVGLAVDTGTSYFLPRIVGMNKAKELVFTGELLDADDAHELGLFNHVYGDDFEGEVDAFVEELAQGPTVALETSKRALVQGLEQSLDQAMTREAAHQAAVFETDDHREGATAFMEKREPDFSGE